In Mycobacterium stomatepiae, the following are encoded in one genomic region:
- a CDS encoding helix-turn-helix domain-containing protein, translated as MGDPAPVQREVLDKPDPGAALEHAIARQVRTLRRAAGFTIGELSAAVGISKAMLSKIENAQTSCSLSTLARLAEGFDVPVTALFRGAGEARAAVYTERGKGSEIVGRGTRVGHHYELLGALRGAHKRLEPVLVTLTDASEVFPQFQHPGTEVLYMLEGVMVYGHGDSEYTLRPGDTLLLDGEGMHGPNQLVRLPIRFLAVTAYPDDRADA; from the coding sequence ATGGGTGATCCAGCACCGGTGCAGCGTGAGGTCCTCGACAAACCAGACCCGGGTGCCGCGCTGGAGCACGCAATTGCCCGGCAGGTTCGGACGCTGCGACGGGCGGCCGGCTTCACGATTGGCGAATTATCGGCTGCCGTAGGCATTTCCAAGGCGATGCTATCGAAGATCGAAAACGCACAGACCTCGTGCAGCCTGTCGACGTTGGCCAGACTGGCTGAGGGGTTTGATGTTCCGGTGACCGCGTTGTTCCGCGGGGCCGGGGAGGCGCGCGCCGCAGTCTACACCGAGCGGGGCAAGGGATCCGAGATCGTAGGCCGCGGCACTCGGGTGGGCCACCACTATGAGTTGTTGGGCGCGTTGCGTGGTGCGCACAAGCGCCTCGAGCCCGTCCTCGTGACGTTAACCGACGCGAGCGAGGTCTTCCCGCAGTTCCAGCATCCGGGTACCGAAGTCTTGTACATGCTCGAGGGCGTGATGGTCTACGGGCACGGCGATTCGGAGTACACCCTTCGTCCCGGGGACACTCTGCTGCTGGACGGCGAAGGCATGCACGGGCCAAACCAGTTGGTCCGGTTGCCCATCCGCTTTCTCGCCGTCACGGCCTACCCCGACGATCGTGCCGACGCCTGA
- a CDS encoding dimethylamine monooxygenase subunit DmmA family protein gives MTELAHTSVPRWFTGTPEALSGVPGTGARSYLLVGVGQTASPFLRQWRYHLDMDVATELLIHEDVDVVNTALAEALGRARVGLRLWLAGPSGACLSLRGTALRGGLEDDEISVTVTEPGAIEVSCVHCLAVTSTSAGVGDVTQCAGCQLNLVIYHHVSRLSGRFMGFMVDAETAVTK, from the coding sequence GTGACAGAGCTGGCACACACCAGTGTTCCGCGCTGGTTCACCGGCACGCCGGAGGCACTCTCCGGCGTGCCGGGCACCGGCGCAAGGTCCTATCTGCTGGTCGGAGTCGGGCAAACGGCGAGTCCGTTCTTACGGCAGTGGCGGTACCACCTCGACATGGACGTGGCGACGGAGTTGCTGATCCACGAGGACGTGGATGTAGTCAACACGGCACTCGCAGAGGCGCTGGGCCGTGCTCGGGTCGGGCTGCGGCTGTGGCTTGCCGGCCCGAGCGGTGCGTGTCTGTCACTGCGCGGCACGGCACTGCGGGGCGGACTCGAAGACGACGAGATCAGCGTCACCGTCACCGAGCCCGGTGCCATCGAGGTGTCCTGCGTCCACTGCCTGGCGGTCACCTCGACGTCAGCGGGTGTCGGGGACGTGACTCAGTGCGCTGGGTGCCAGCTAAATCTTGTTATTTACCACCATGTTTCGCGTCTCAGCGGGCGGTTCATGGGCTTCATGGTCGATGCGGAGACGGCGGTGACGAAGTGA
- the nusB gene encoding transcription antitermination factor NusB yields the protein MPDGKSPRPTKGRHHARKRAVDLLFEAEARGLSPVEVADVRIALAQANPDVKALHPYTVAVARGVGDQFAHIDDLISTHLQGWTLDRLPAVDRAILRVAVWELLYADDVPEPVAVDEAVQLAKELSTDESPAFVNGVLGQVMLVTPQIRAAAKAVRSAAAASTPEHPETPS from the coding sequence ATGCCGGACGGTAAATCGCCGAGGCCCACCAAAGGACGCCATCATGCCCGTAAGCGCGCGGTGGACCTGCTGTTCGAGGCGGAGGCCCGCGGTCTGAGTCCGGTCGAGGTGGCCGACGTGCGCATAGCGCTAGCCCAGGCCAACCCGGACGTCAAGGCGCTGCACCCGTACACGGTCGCCGTGGCCCGCGGCGTCGGCGACCAGTTCGCGCATATCGACGACCTGATCAGCACCCACTTGCAGGGCTGGACGCTGGACCGGCTGCCCGCGGTGGACCGCGCGATCCTGCGAGTTGCGGTGTGGGAGCTGCTGTACGCCGACGACGTGCCGGAGCCGGTCGCGGTCGACGAGGCCGTGCAGCTGGCCAAGGAATTGTCCACCGACGAATCACCGGCGTTCGTCAACGGCGTCCTTGGCCAGGTCATGCTGGTGACGCCGCAGATCCGGGCTGCCGCCAAGGCCGTCCGCAGCGCCGCTGCGGCCTCGACACCGGAGCACCCCGAAACGCCGTCATGA
- a CDS encoding B-4DMT family transporter: protein MSSWMLRGLAFAGLMVVVRLFQGAIINAWQTQAGLVSVVLLLLFIIAVVVWGVLDGRADAKASADPDRRADLAMTWLLAGLFAGVLSGAVSWLIALFYKGLYTGGLINEVTTFAAFTALCVFLPGIIGVAVGRWRVDRNPPPDRPAGPGEERADTDVFTAASADETPTGEVPVQHPGGQAEARTSAVATAERDAPTETIPAPADDTKTEVIPTRSDDAKTEVIRTDEPGTEWPSAQWGKKD, encoded by the coding sequence ATGAGTAGCTGGATGCTGCGTGGATTGGCGTTCGCTGGACTGATGGTGGTCGTCCGGTTGTTCCAGGGGGCGATCATCAACGCGTGGCAGACGCAGGCGGGGCTGGTCAGTGTCGTGCTGCTACTGCTGTTCATCATCGCTGTCGTGGTGTGGGGGGTGCTGGACGGCCGGGCCGACGCGAAAGCCAGCGCGGATCCGGATCGTCGCGCCGACCTGGCGATGACCTGGCTGCTGGCCGGCCTGTTCGCCGGGGTGCTGAGCGGGGCCGTCTCCTGGCTGATCGCGCTGTTCTACAAGGGCCTTTACACCGGGGGCCTGATCAACGAGGTGACGACGTTCGCGGCGTTCACCGCGCTCTGCGTCTTCCTGCCCGGGATCATCGGGGTGGCCGTCGGCCGCTGGCGGGTGGACCGCAATCCCCCGCCGGACCGGCCGGCCGGGCCGGGCGAGGAGCGCGCTGACACCGACGTGTTCACCGCCGCCAGCGCCGACGAGACGCCGACCGGCGAGGTTCCCGTGCAGCATCCCGGCGGCCAGGCGGAGGCGCGGACGTCGGCGGTGGCCACCGCCGAGCGCGATGCGCCCACCGAGACGATCCCGGCTCCTGCGGACGACACCAAGACCGAGGTGATCCCGACCCGTTCGGACGACGCCAAAACCGAGGTGATCCGCACCGACGAGCCGGGTACGGAATGGCCGAGCGCGCAGTGGGGAAAGAAGGACTAG
- the efp gene encoding elongation factor P, producing the protein MASTADFKNGLVLVIDGQLWQITEFQHVKPGKGPAFVRTKLKNVLSGKVVDKTYNAGVKVDTATVDRRDATYLYRDGSDFVFMDSQDYEQHPLPESLVGDAARFLLEGLPVQVAFHNGAPLYLELPVSVELVVTHTEPGLQGDRSSAGTKPATVETGAELQVPLFINTGDKLKVDSRDGSYLGRVNA; encoded by the coding sequence GTGGCATCGACTGCCGACTTCAAGAACGGACTGGTGCTGGTGATCGACGGCCAGCTGTGGCAGATCACCGAGTTTCAGCACGTCAAGCCGGGTAAGGGCCCGGCCTTCGTACGTACCAAGCTGAAAAACGTGCTCTCGGGCAAGGTCGTCGACAAGACCTACAACGCCGGCGTGAAGGTGGATACCGCCACCGTCGACCGCCGCGACGCCACCTACCTGTACCGCGACGGCTCGGACTTCGTGTTCATGGACAGCCAGGACTACGAACAGCATCCGCTGCCGGAATCGCTGGTCGGCGACGCCGCCCGGTTCCTGCTGGAGGGCCTGCCGGTGCAGGTGGCCTTCCACAACGGGGCCCCCCTGTACCTCGAACTGCCGGTGTCGGTCGAACTCGTGGTCACCCACACCGAGCCGGGCTTGCAGGGCGACCGGTCCAGCGCCGGCACCAAGCCCGCGACCGTGGAGACCGGGGCCGAACTGCAGGTGCCGTTGTTCATCAACACCGGGGACAAGCTGAAGGTGGATTCGCGAGACGGCAGTTACCTGGGTCGGGTCAACGCCTGA
- a CDS encoding heme-dependent oxidative N-demethylase family protein produces the protein MTRTTAAVTAFLNRPINHAANLPWPFPDGSDTFRYSVNVEQARIARQTSGGEWGRHLVDLGGAEYPSIMADRRRILDADPHRVKIRPGMELACWDLLLYYLRDLSYSYPDMMHLAEDSNNEFHWRNHILGTDQSFELGREDSLPNGPLDFLAREIPDDLLLVVERDGQLYFDAGAVTFAMAWSVSFDVGMSMREIHGPVPRLNVEQITSRAEQFLRQLRVDQVYRRVNWTLSASNSRKLDVSLEELPEWGRDIPRMIAENNWGQAQVRIELEHFVRLPMSGAVTFNIRTFMISLDELRAVPAWCAQLATIMEELPVDIANYKGFLGYRDSVVAFLRSAADD, from the coding sequence ATGACCCGAACAACCGCTGCCGTAACGGCGTTCCTTAACCGGCCGATCAATCACGCGGCCAACCTGCCTTGGCCGTTTCCCGACGGCTCCGACACCTTTCGGTACTCGGTCAACGTGGAGCAGGCGCGGATCGCGCGCCAGACGTCCGGCGGAGAGTGGGGACGCCATCTGGTCGACCTCGGCGGAGCCGAATATCCAAGCATCATGGCCGACAGGCGTCGAATCCTCGACGCCGATCCGCATCGCGTCAAGATCCGCCCGGGGATGGAACTGGCGTGCTGGGACTTGCTGCTGTACTACCTGCGCGACCTGAGTTACAGCTACCCGGACATGATGCACCTCGCCGAAGATTCGAACAACGAATTCCATTGGCGGAATCATATTTTAGGCACAGACCAGTCCTTCGAACTGGGCCGGGAGGATTCGCTGCCGAACGGGCCACTGGATTTTCTGGCGCGGGAGATCCCCGACGACCTGTTGCTCGTGGTCGAACGCGATGGCCAACTCTACTTCGACGCCGGCGCGGTCACCTTCGCCATGGCGTGGTCGGTGTCGTTCGACGTCGGCATGAGCATGCGCGAAATTCACGGCCCGGTACCACGATTGAACGTCGAGCAGATCACCTCGCGCGCCGAACAGTTCCTCAGGCAATTGCGCGTCGACCAAGTCTATCGGCGGGTCAACTGGACGCTGTCGGCGTCGAACTCCCGCAAGTTGGACGTCAGCCTTGAGGAACTCCCGGAATGGGGACGTGACATTCCGCGCATGATCGCCGAAAATAACTGGGGTCAAGCACAAGTACGTATTGAGCTTGAGCACTTCGTTCGGTTGCCGATGAGCGGCGCGGTCACCTTCAACATCCGGACCTTCATGATCTCCCTGGACGAGCTACGGGCCGTCCCGGCGTGGTGCGCCCAGCTGGCCACCATCATGGAGGAGCTCCCCGTCGACATCGCCAACTACAAAGGCTTTCTCGGCTACCGCGACAGTGTGGTCGCGTTCTTGCGTTCCGCCGCCGACGACTGA
- a CDS encoding M24 family metallopeptidase: MTHSQRRDNLKSRIGASGLDAMLVTDLINVRYLSGFSGSNGALLVFADDREAILATDGRYRTQAAAQAPDLEVAIERAVGRYLAGQAADAGVSRLGLESNVVTVDGFDTLTNEVGEHGGKTELVRAAGTVEALREIKDAGEVALLRLACEAADAALKDLVTRGGLRPGRTEREVSRELEGLMLDHGADAISFETIVAAGPNSAIPHHRPTDAVLADGDFVKIDFGALVAGYHSDMTRTFVLGNAADWQLEIYQLVAESQRAGREALRPGADLREVDGAARQVIADAGYAEQFSHGLGHGVGLQIHEAPGIGATSSGTLLAGSVVTVEPGVYLPGRGGVRIEDTLVVGDQPATAELLTRFPKELAILA, encoded by the coding sequence GTGACACATTCCCAGCGTCGAGACAATCTAAAGAGCCGGATCGGTGCCAGCGGGCTGGACGCGATGCTGGTCACGGACCTGATCAACGTCCGCTATCTGTCGGGTTTCTCCGGATCCAATGGCGCGTTGCTGGTCTTTGCCGACGATCGCGAGGCGATTTTGGCCACCGACGGCCGCTATCGCACCCAGGCCGCCGCGCAGGCACCGGATCTCGAAGTCGCCATCGAGCGGGCCGTCGGGCGCTACCTGGCGGGGCAGGCTGCCGATGCGGGCGTGTCCAGGCTGGGCCTCGAAAGCAATGTGGTCACGGTGGACGGTTTCGACACGCTGACCAACGAAGTGGGCGAGCACGGCGGCAAGACCGAGTTGGTGCGGGCCGCAGGAACGGTCGAAGCGCTACGCGAGATCAAGGACGCCGGTGAGGTGGCGCTGCTGCGGCTCGCCTGTGAGGCCGCCGATGCCGCGCTGAAAGACCTGGTGACGCGGGGCGGTCTGCGGCCCGGGCGCACCGAACGCGAGGTGAGCCGCGAGCTCGAGGGCCTGATGCTCGATCACGGCGCCGACGCGATCTCGTTCGAGACGATCGTTGCCGCCGGGCCGAATTCGGCCATTCCGCACCACCGTCCGACCGACGCGGTGCTCGCCGACGGCGACTTCGTCAAGATCGACTTCGGTGCGCTGGTCGCCGGCTACCACTCGGACATGACCCGCACGTTCGTGCTGGGCAATGCCGCGGACTGGCAGCTGGAGATCTATCAGCTGGTCGCCGAGTCGCAGCGCGCCGGCCGGGAGGCGCTGCGGCCCGGCGCCGACCTGCGCGAGGTGGACGGCGCCGCACGCCAGGTGATCGCCGACGCCGGTTACGCCGAGCAATTCAGCCACGGCCTGGGGCATGGGGTCGGCCTGCAGATCCACGAGGCGCCGGGGATCGGCGCCACCTCGTCCGGGACGTTGCTGGCCGGTTCGGTCGTGACGGTGGAGCCCGGTGTCTACCTGCCCGGCCGCGGCGGCGTCCGCATCGAGGACACCCTGGTCGTCGGCGATCAGCCGGCCACCGCGGAACTGCTGACCCGGTTCCCGAAGGAACTGGCCATTCTGGCGTAG
- a CDS encoding antitermination protein NusB: protein MTRLELRAVLAAFLAATVVLGAVICAAYGLTVVAAALSIYALGVGAWRYHSIERLIVARRISTVRSAAKPLQPLLLVMAALMGLTQAVLRSLSDVTELPARGRELPMLRWMDGTRGDRGVVDGDKTER from the coding sequence ATGACCCGACTGGAGCTCCGCGCCGTCCTCGCCGCCTTCCTGGCGGCGACGGTGGTGCTGGGTGCGGTGATCTGCGCCGCGTACGGGCTCACCGTTGTCGCCGCGGCACTGTCGATCTATGCGCTGGGCGTGGGCGCCTGGCGGTATCACTCGATCGAGCGTCTGATCGTCGCCCGCCGGATCAGCACCGTGCGGTCGGCGGCCAAACCGCTGCAGCCGCTCCTACTGGTGATGGCCGCTCTGATGGGTCTGACGCAGGCCGTGCTGCGCTCGCTCAGCGATGTCACCGAGCTGCCGGCGCGGGGGCGGGAGCTGCCGATGTTGCGGTGGATGGACGGCACCCGCGGCGATCGCGGCGTCGTCGACGGTGACAAAACCGAGCGCTGA
- a CDS encoding PDR/VanB family oxidoreductase translates to MRTDELKLSVAAIEELVSGIRSLTLRALDGTPLPPFVPGSHLPLRCGAKWNSYSLTNEGLDPSEYCVSVLRVADGEGGSRWVHDQLAVGDAITALTPRSAFAPQPHAIKHLLIAGGIGVTPIVSHLRAARMWKRNIQVLYSFREGFAAHVDDVMDLGGLDAELYVDQDEFCVRTRKVLADQPIGTHLYVCGPGPMIDYVLDTAAGLGWPTSRLHLERFGADTLDPGEPFRVNLTKSGRELDVPSGTSLLEALEAAGIAVPNLCRQGVCGQCRIPVSGGVPLHRDRFLDDETKTAGTALMCCVSRASGPMLEVPL, encoded by the coding sequence GTGAGAACAGACGAGCTGAAGCTGAGTGTTGCCGCCATCGAAGAGCTGGTGTCGGGAATTCGCAGTCTTACGCTGCGTGCGCTAGACGGCACGCCGTTACCACCGTTCGTGCCCGGCAGTCATCTGCCATTGCGTTGCGGCGCCAAATGGAACAGTTACAGCCTCACCAACGAAGGACTGGACCCGAGCGAATATTGCGTCTCGGTTCTGCGGGTCGCCGACGGTGAAGGCGGATCACGGTGGGTGCACGACCAGCTCGCGGTGGGCGACGCGATCACCGCGCTGACGCCGCGCAGCGCATTCGCACCGCAACCCCATGCGATCAAGCATCTGTTGATCGCCGGTGGCATCGGCGTCACGCCCATCGTCTCGCACCTGCGGGCGGCGCGGATGTGGAAGCGAAATATTCAGGTGCTCTACAGCTTTCGCGAAGGCTTTGCCGCCCATGTCGACGACGTCATGGATCTCGGTGGTCTTGACGCCGAGTTGTACGTAGACCAAGACGAATTCTGTGTGCGGACGCGAAAAGTGCTCGCGGATCAACCGATCGGCACGCACCTGTACGTTTGCGGACCCGGGCCGATGATCGACTACGTCCTGGACACCGCGGCAGGGTTGGGGTGGCCGACATCGCGCCTGCACCTGGAGCGCTTCGGTGCCGACACCCTCGATCCTGGAGAGCCGTTTAGGGTCAACCTGACCAAGAGCGGCCGCGAACTCGACGTACCGAGTGGCACGTCGTTGCTCGAAGCGCTTGAGGCAGCAGGCATCGCCGTGCCGAATCTGTGCCGACAAGGCGTGTGCGGCCAATGCCGCATTCCCGTCAGCGGTGGCGTACCGCTGCATCGGGACCGGTTTCTAGACGATGAAACCAAGACCGCCGGAACGGCGCTGATGTGCTGTGTTTCGCGCGCGTCCGGACCCATGCTGGAGGTACCGCTGTGA
- the aroB gene encoding 3-dehydroquinate synthase, protein MTEPTPPVTVEVAVDPPYPVIIGTGLLTELGELLGGRHRVAILYQPVLAQTAEAIRSYLADKGVDAHRIEIPDAEAGKELPVVGFIWEVLGRIGIDRKDALVSLGGGAATDVAGFAAATWLRGVSIVHVPTTLLGMVDAAVGGKTGINTDAGKNLVGVFHQPLAVLVDLATLETLPHNEIVAGMAEVVKAGFIADPVILDLIEADPQAALDPKGDVMPELIRRAITVKAEVVAADEKESELREILNYGHTLAHAIERRERYQWRHGAAVSVGLVFVAELARLTGRLDDDTAARHRAILTSLGLPVSYDPDALPQLLEYMAGDKKSRAGVLRFVVLDGLAKPGRLVGPDPGLLVTAYAGVCAP, encoded by the coding sequence ATGACAGAACCCACCCCACCGGTCACCGTTGAAGTGGCCGTCGATCCGCCGTACCCGGTGATCATCGGCACCGGATTGCTCACCGAGCTGGGCGAACTGCTCGGCGGGCGGCACCGCGTCGCGATTCTCTATCAACCGGTGCTGGCGCAGACCGCCGAGGCAATCCGCAGCTACCTGGCCGACAAGGGTGTCGACGCGCACCGCATCGAAATCCCGGACGCCGAGGCCGGAAAAGAACTGCCCGTCGTCGGTTTCATCTGGGAAGTGCTGGGCCGCATCGGAATTGACCGCAAGGATGCCCTGGTCAGCCTCGGCGGCGGCGCGGCCACCGATGTCGCGGGTTTCGCGGCGGCCACCTGGCTGCGCGGCGTCTCGATCGTGCACGTGCCGACCACGCTGCTGGGCATGGTCGACGCGGCCGTGGGCGGTAAGACCGGCATCAACACCGACGCGGGCAAGAACCTGGTCGGCGTCTTCCATCAACCGCTGGCGGTGCTGGTCGACCTGGCAACCCTGGAAACGTTGCCGCACAACGAGATCGTGGCCGGGATGGCCGAAGTGGTGAAGGCCGGATTCATCGCCGATCCGGTGATCCTCGACCTGATCGAAGCCGACCCGCAGGCGGCGCTGGACCCCAAGGGCGACGTGATGCCCGAGCTCATCCGGCGCGCGATCACCGTCAAGGCCGAGGTGGTCGCCGCCGACGAAAAAGAATCCGAGCTGCGCGAAATCCTAAACTACGGACACACTTTGGCGCACGCCATCGAACGCCGGGAGCGTTACCAGTGGCGCCACGGTGCCGCGGTATCGGTGGGCTTGGTGTTCGTCGCCGAGCTGGCGCGGCTCACCGGCCGGCTCGACGACGACACCGCCGCGCGCCACCGCGCCATCCTGACCTCGCTGGGATTGCCGGTCAGCTACGACCCCGACGCGCTGCCCCAGCTGCTGGAATACATGGCCGGAGACAAGAAGTCGCGCGCCGGTGTGCTGCGGTTCGTGGTGCTCGACGGCCTGGCCAAGCCGGGCCGGCTGGTGGGGCCGGACCCGGGCCTGCTGGTGACGGCCTACGCGGGAGTCTGTGCCCCATGA
- a CDS encoding PDR/VanB family oxidoreductase, which produces MTNPGIATVAPAHLHPAYLTEARQLRVRRTEMLAPAIMHIELVDPHGGRLAGYQPCSHLIVSAGDKRNAYSLVGSGLNPDHYAISVMRRGEGGGSDWLHDNVCEGQLLEIEGPRALFAPVLNQHRALLIAGGIGVTPVLSHARAAALTGVPTEVLYSYRPGHQAHLDDLRGMAECGMITLHEATTVKQTAAILAELLAKQPLGTHAYACGPVGLLQAYQHLTAAAGWPAARVHLERFSAPVQDPGKPFSVTVTSTGQRIEVPAGVSLLQRLLDNGVDVSFLCRRGVCGECRIPVRSGVVEHRDYILTDEEKAESTAMLCCVSRGYDIEVDL; this is translated from the coding sequence ATGACGAACCCAGGAATCGCGACAGTTGCACCGGCGCATCTGCACCCGGCCTATCTCACCGAGGCGCGCCAACTACGTGTGCGCCGCACCGAGATGCTGGCACCGGCGATCATGCACATCGAGCTTGTCGATCCCCACGGTGGCCGGCTGGCCGGTTATCAGCCCTGCAGCCACCTCATCGTCTCGGCCGGCGACAAGCGCAACGCCTATTCACTGGTCGGGTCCGGCTTGAACCCCGACCACTATGCCATCTCGGTGATGCGGCGCGGGGAAGGCGGCGGATCAGATTGGCTGCACGACAACGTCTGCGAGGGTCAACTCCTCGAAATCGAAGGTCCTCGTGCATTATTCGCTCCGGTACTCAACCAGCACCGAGCACTGCTCATTGCCGGCGGCATTGGTGTGACACCCGTGCTGTCCCATGCGCGCGCGGCGGCCTTGACTGGTGTGCCCACCGAGGTCCTCTATTCCTACCGGCCGGGTCACCAAGCCCATCTGGATGATCTGCGTGGCATGGCCGAATGCGGCATGATCACGCTGCACGAAGCGACCACGGTCAAGCAGACCGCGGCAATTCTGGCCGAACTCCTCGCGAAGCAGCCGCTGGGCACCCATGCATACGCCTGTGGACCGGTGGGATTGCTGCAGGCATACCAACACTTGACGGCCGCCGCGGGCTGGCCGGCCGCGCGCGTGCACCTCGAGAGATTCAGTGCCCCTGTCCAGGATCCGGGTAAACCGTTCAGCGTCACCGTGACGTCGACGGGGCAACGCATCGAGGTGCCGGCGGGCGTGTCCCTGTTGCAACGACTCCTCGACAACGGTGTGGACGTGTCCTTCCTGTGCAGGCGAGGCGTGTGCGGCGAATGCCGTATTCCGGTGCGTTCGGGCGTCGTGGAACACCGTGACTACATCCTGACCGACGAGGAAAAGGCCGAATCCACCGCGATGCTCTGTTGTGTGTCGCGTGGTTACGACATCGAGGTGGACCTATGA
- a CDS encoding cupin domain-containing protein, translating to MEQISVQAPFRVTADAWQNLPSMQIPNTEGFIKDVYENPEGSSMCSGFFELKHADEPLLYVYAYDEMKVVLEGELLLENKDTGQQLVAKAKDAIFFPKGSRIYFSTPSYALAFYCGDRSADLL from the coding sequence GTGGAACAGATTTCCGTCCAGGCCCCGTTCCGAGTTACCGCCGATGCGTGGCAGAACCTGCCGTCGATGCAGATCCCGAATACCGAGGGCTTCATCAAGGACGTCTACGAAAACCCCGAGGGTAGCTCGATGTGCTCCGGTTTCTTCGAACTCAAGCACGCCGACGAACCGCTGCTGTACGTCTACGCCTACGACGAGATGAAGGTCGTCCTGGAGGGCGAATTGCTCTTGGAGAACAAGGACACCGGACAACAGCTGGTCGCGAAGGCCAAGGACGCCATCTTCTTCCCGAAGGGATCGCGGATCTACTTCTCCACACCGAGCTACGCGCTGGCGTTCTACTGTGGCGACCGCAGCGCCGACCTGCTCTGA
- the aroQ gene encoding type II 3-dehydroquinate dehydratase, whose protein sequence is MTTTVNVINGPNLGRLGRREPEVYGDTTHDQLAALIEREAAGLGLKAVVRQSDNESELLDWIHAAADAGEPVILNAGGLTHTSVALRDACAELRAPLIEVHISNVHAREEFRRHSYLSPVSTGVIVGLGVQGYLLALRYLAETKQD, encoded by the coding sequence ATGACCACGACCGTCAACGTCATCAACGGGCCCAACCTGGGCCGGCTGGGCCGGCGCGAACCCGAGGTCTACGGCGACACCACGCACGACCAGCTGGCCGCGCTGATCGAACGCGAGGCGGCCGGACTCGGGCTCAAAGCCGTTGTGCGGCAAAGTGATAACGAATCCGAGTTGCTGGACTGGATTCATGCCGCCGCGGACGCAGGCGAGCCGGTGATACTGAATGCCGGCGGCCTGACTCACACATCGGTGGCGCTGCGCGATGCGTGCGCCGAACTGCGCGCCCCGCTGATCGAGGTTCATATCTCCAATGTGCATGCGCGCGAAGAGTTTCGGCGCCACTCGTACCTCAGCCCGGTGTCGACCGGAGTGATCGTCGGGCTGGGGGTGCAGGGCTATCTGCTGGCGCTGCGCTATTTGGCCGAGACGAAACAGGACTAG
- a CDS encoding shikimate kinase, whose product MAPKAVLVGLPGSGKSTIGRRLSKAMGVGYADTDVLIEQQTGRTIADIFATDGEQEFRRIEEDVVRAALATQDGVVSLGGGAVTTAGVCDALAGHTVIYLEIGAREGVRRTGGTSARPLLAGGNRAEKYRALMAQRTPLYRRVATIRVDTNRRNPGAVVRYIMSRLPQNTEAIT is encoded by the coding sequence GTGGCCCCCAAGGCGGTACTGGTCGGATTGCCCGGCTCCGGCAAGTCGACCATCGGGCGCCGGCTGTCCAAGGCGATGGGCGTCGGCTACGCCGACACCGACGTGCTGATCGAGCAACAGACCGGCCGGACCATCGCCGACATCTTCGCCACCGACGGGGAGCAGGAATTCCGCCGCATCGAGGAGGACGTGGTGCGCGCGGCGCTGGCCACCCAAGACGGCGTCGTGTCACTCGGCGGTGGCGCGGTCACCACGGCGGGGGTGTGCGACGCGCTCGCCGGCCACACCGTCATCTACCTGGAGATCGGCGCCCGCGAGGGCGTGCGGCGCACCGGCGGCACGTCGGCCCGGCCGCTGCTGGCCGGCGGAAACCGGGCCGAGAAATACCGCGCCCTGATGGCGCAACGAACTCCGCTGTACCGGCGCGTCGCGACCATCCGGGTCGACACCAACCGGCGCAATCCCGGGGCGGTGGTGCGCTACATCATGTCCCGGCTGCCCCAGAACACCGAGGCCATCACATGA